From a region of the Nocardioides ginsengisegetis genome:
- a CDS encoding IS110 family transposase has translation MTHNHTQIESAQVGIYGGVDTHLDFHVAAAVNALGALLGTAVFATTVQGYAELLAWLRAWGPLAQVGVEGTGSYGAGLARHLHRHDVEVLEINRPDRASRRRRGKTDAYDAEAAARTALAGHARAAKINTGAVESLRMLKLQRDSAVKQRTATLNQMHQLRVTAPQELREQLTGLTKHTLATHCVRFRVTRDTNRLTDPVQAAKKALHGLARRVLALTAEITELDADIAALTRAIAPATSAAAGVGAQTVAQLLIAIGEQPERFHSEAGFAALCGTSPIPASSGKTQRHRLNRGGNRQANSALHMATLNRLCHHPPTRAYIAARTTDAKSDPHLRRKLKRYLARELFTLLRQDLRALNTPDIAA, from the coding sequence ATGACTCACAACCACACACAGATCGAGTCCGCCCAGGTCGGGATCTACGGCGGCGTGGACACCCACCTGGACTTCCACGTCGCGGCCGCGGTCAACGCACTCGGCGCGCTGCTGGGCACCGCGGTCTTCGCGACCACGGTCCAGGGCTATGCCGAACTACTGGCCTGGCTCCGCGCCTGGGGACCACTGGCCCAGGTCGGGGTCGAGGGAACCGGCTCCTACGGCGCCGGCCTGGCCCGTCACCTGCACCGCCACGATGTCGAGGTTCTCGAGATCAACCGGCCCGACCGGGCCAGCCGCCGACGCCGCGGGAAGACCGACGCCTACGACGCCGAGGCAGCCGCCCGGACCGCGTTGGCCGGTCACGCCCGAGCCGCCAAGATCAACACCGGGGCCGTGGAGTCGCTGCGGATGCTGAAGCTGCAACGCGACTCCGCGGTCAAGCAGCGCACCGCCACGCTCAACCAGATGCACCAGCTCAGGGTCACCGCGCCCCAAGAACTCCGCGAACAACTGACCGGCCTGACCAAACACACCCTGGCCACCCACTGCGTGCGGTTCCGCGTCACCCGCGACACCAACAGACTCACCGACCCCGTCCAGGCCGCCAAGAAGGCCCTGCATGGACTGGCCCGCCGAGTCCTGGCGCTCACCGCGGAGATCACCGAACTCGACGCCGACATCGCGGCCCTGACCAGGGCCATCGCCCCGGCCACCAGTGCCGCGGCCGGTGTCGGGGCCCAGACCGTGGCACAACTGCTGATCGCCATCGGCGAGCAACCCGAACGGTTCCACAGCGAGGCCGGCTTCGCCGCCCTCTGCGGCACCAGTCCAATCCCGGCCTCCTCGGGGAAGACCCAACGTCACCGCCTCAACCGCGGCGGGAACCGACAAGCCAACAGTGCCCTGCACATGGCCACCCTCAACCGGCTCTGCCACCACCCACCGACCAGGGCCTACATCGCCGCCCGCACCACCGATGCCAAGTCGGACCCCCACCTGCGCCGCAAGCTCAAGCGCTACCTCGCCCGCGAACTCTTCACCCTGCTGCGACAAGACCTACGAGCCCTCAACACCCCCGACATCGCGGCTTGA
- a CDS encoding histidine phosphatase family protein, with amino-acid sequence MVDIFGDDAVWLVRHGETEWSRSGRHTSTTDLPLLPEGEEVARGLAARLADVPFALTLTSPRQRARVTAELAGHGDAEVDEDLVEWDYGDYEGVTTEEIRRTVPGWTIWTGTCPGGESAEHVAARLDRVVARARAATGPVLLFAHGHALRALTARWLGLPVTDGRLFRLDTATVSVLGFERESPVVLRWNS; translated from the coding sequence ATGGTCGACATCTTCGGCGACGACGCCGTCTGGCTGGTCCGGCACGGCGAGACCGAGTGGAGCCGCTCGGGGCGGCACACCTCGACGACGGACCTGCCCCTGCTGCCCGAGGGCGAGGAGGTCGCGCGGGGGCTGGCGGCGCGGCTGGCCGACGTACCGTTCGCGCTCACACTGACGAGTCCCCGTCAGCGGGCGCGGGTGACCGCGGAGCTCGCGGGGCACGGCGACGCCGAGGTCGACGAGGACCTGGTGGAGTGGGACTACGGCGACTACGAAGGCGTGACGACCGAGGAGATCCGCCGGACGGTGCCGGGCTGGACGATCTGGACCGGGACCTGCCCGGGCGGCGAGAGCGCGGAGCACGTCGCGGCGCGCCTCGACCGGGTCGTGGCGCGGGCCCGAGCGGCGACCGGGCCGGTGCTGCTGTTCGCCCACGGCCACGCGCTGCGGGCCCTGACGGCGCGCTGGCTGGGTCTGCCGGTGACCGACGGGCGCCTCTTCCGCCTCGACACGGCGACCGTGTCGGTGCTCGGCTTCGAGCGGGAGTCGCCGGTGGTGCTGCGCTGGAACTCTTGA
- a CDS encoding DUF6758 family protein, producing the protein MALAPGCPRCSTPVAHGGEGVGWSCPDHGLISPLWRPPEASYDAFADHLRASPSFPTYLPWPMSPGWTVSDFAVVGDGPDRTAATLTVTCGTSELDGPVEMIVVAEEAGTGLGSRAAGTVHDDPGADIAEGPPSVKVRIDNQVVPLWPVSISATGGEFDRSVVAGEAAGRWLWIVLRPASAVLLLQDDWILRDVSGLGPPLLEMPFGGPAPLW; encoded by the coding sequence ATGGCGCTCGCGCCCGGCTGCCCGCGTTGCTCGACCCCCGTGGCCCACGGAGGGGAGGGCGTCGGCTGGTCCTGCCCGGACCACGGTCTGATCTCGCCGCTCTGGCGCCCCCCGGAAGCGTCGTACGACGCCTTCGCCGACCACCTCCGCGCCTCGCCGTCGTTCCCGACCTACCTGCCGTGGCCGATGAGCCCGGGCTGGACGGTCAGCGACTTCGCGGTCGTGGGCGACGGGCCGGACCGGACGGCGGCGACGCTCACGGTCACCTGCGGCACGAGCGAGCTCGACGGTCCGGTCGAGATGATCGTGGTGGCCGAGGAGGCCGGGACCGGCCTGGGCTCCCGCGCCGCGGGGACGGTGCACGACGACCCGGGGGCCGACATCGCCGAGGGGCCGCCGTCGGTCAAGGTGCGCATCGACAACCAGGTGGTGCCGTTGTGGCCGGTCTCGATCAGCGCGACAGGCGGCGAGTTCGACCGGTCGGTCGTCGCCGGCGAGGCCGCCGGCCGGTGGCTCTGGATCGTGCTGCGGCCCGCCTCGGCGGTGCTGCTGCTGCAGGACGACTGGATCCTGCGGGACGTGTCGGGGCTGGGGCCGCCCCTGCTGGAGATGCCGTTCGGGGGCCCGGCGCCCCTGTGGTGA
- a CDS encoding alpha/beta fold hydrolase has product MSAGWGRVERPDAEIWYYDTAEDKPIIVLLHGLAGYAREWGATIEALRDEWCVVSVEQRGHGSSTRRPDDVSRAAYVEDVVAVLDHLDVDTVPVVGQSMGAHTAMLLAAAHPERVDRLVMVEGGLGGDSPAATSSVGDWLASWPAPFADRDEFLAFFKTTRMVAEVWADGLDERADGLWPQWDPVTLTRALTHVHEREHLEEWSQVHAPTLLVRGEHGSLPDRQVESMCALRPETEVAVIAGAGHDVHLEAVEPWLRVLTRFLDHGDSGD; this is encoded by the coding sequence ATGAGCGCCGGATGGGGTCGGGTCGAACGGCCCGACGCGGAGATCTGGTACTACGACACGGCCGAGGACAAGCCGATCATCGTGCTGCTGCACGGACTGGCGGGCTACGCGCGCGAGTGGGGCGCCACCATCGAGGCACTCCGCGACGAGTGGTGCGTCGTGTCGGTCGAGCAGCGCGGCCACGGCAGCAGCACCCGCCGTCCCGACGACGTCAGCCGAGCGGCGTACGTCGAGGACGTGGTCGCGGTCCTGGACCACCTCGACGTCGACACCGTGCCGGTGGTCGGGCAGTCGATGGGTGCCCACACGGCCATGCTGCTCGCGGCCGCGCACCCCGAGCGGGTGGACCGGCTGGTCATGGTCGAGGGCGGTCTCGGGGGCGACTCCCCCGCCGCCACCTCGTCGGTGGGCGACTGGCTGGCGTCCTGGCCGGCGCCGTTCGCCGACCGCGACGAGTTCCTGGCGTTCTTCAAGACCACCCGGATGGTCGCCGAGGTCTGGGCGGACGGGCTCGACGAGCGGGCGGACGGCTTGTGGCCCCAGTGGGACCCGGTGACCCTGACCCGCGCGCTGACCCACGTGCACGAGCGGGAGCACCTCGAGGAGTGGTCGCAGGTGCACGCCCCGACACTGCTGGTGCGGGGCGAGCACGGCTCGCTGCCGGACCGGCAGGTCGAGAGCATGTGCGCGCTGCGTCCCGAGACCGAGGTGGCCGTGATCGCCGGCGCCGGGCACGACGTGCACCTCGAGGCCGTGGAGCCGTGGTTGCGGGTGCTCACCCGCTTCCTCGACCACGGGGACAGCGGGGACTGA
- a CDS encoding PHP domain-containing protein: MRIDLHTHSRASDGTQSPEELVHAAVAAGIDVLGITDHDSAEGWAAASAAAERTGLQLVRGMEISTRHDGHGVHLLAYLPDPTHPELVSELDQVLEGRTSRVPAMVARLRSLGIDITEDDVRRASGHSAAAGRPHVADALVTLGVVADRNEAFARFLDRGRPAHANRYAAPLRTMIRVVAEAGGVTVIAHPWGRHGQERPDEAALEELAALGLAGIEVDHQDHGPRSRDKLRAIARNLGLVATGSSDHHGAGKVDHELGCNTTDPEQYADLLARIDAAAAASSRTAPLVINRENNL, translated from the coding sequence GTGCGCATCGACCTCCACACCCACTCGCGGGCCAGCGACGGCACGCAGTCGCCGGAGGAGCTCGTGCACGCGGCGGTGGCGGCCGGCATCGACGTGCTCGGCATCACCGACCACGACAGCGCCGAGGGCTGGGCCGCCGCGTCCGCCGCGGCCGAGCGGACCGGCCTCCAGCTGGTGCGCGGCATGGAGATCAGCACCCGCCACGACGGCCACGGGGTCCACCTGCTCGCCTACCTGCCCGACCCGACGCACCCCGAGCTCGTCAGCGAGCTCGACCAGGTTCTCGAGGGCCGCACCTCCCGCGTGCCGGCCATGGTCGCCCGGCTGCGGTCGCTGGGCATCGACATCACCGAGGACGACGTACGTCGTGCCTCGGGCCACTCCGCCGCGGCCGGCCGCCCCCACGTCGCCGACGCCCTGGTCACCCTGGGCGTGGTCGCCGACCGCAACGAGGCCTTCGCCCGCTTCCTGGACCGCGGCCGCCCCGCCCACGCCAACCGCTACGCCGCGCCGCTGCGCACGATGATCCGCGTGGTCGCCGAGGCCGGGGGCGTCACCGTCATCGCCCACCCGTGGGGCCGGCACGGCCAGGAGCGTCCCGACGAGGCGGCCCTCGAGGAGCTCGCCGCGCTGGGCCTCGCCGGCATCGAGGTCGACCACCAGGACCACGGGCCGCGCAGCCGCGACAAGCTGCGCGCGATCGCGCGCAACCTCGGCCTGGTCGCGACCGGGTCCAGCGACCACCACGGCGCCGGCAAGGTCGACCACGAGCTCGGCTGCAACACCACCGACCCCGAGCAGTACGCCGACCTCCTCGCGCGCATCGACGCGGCCGCGGCCGCCTCGTCCCGCACCGCCCCCCTCGTGATCAACCGGGAGAACAATCTGTGA
- a CDS encoding MarC family protein, with amino-acid sequence MNGIVDGVLLTEVFVTLFVIMDPVGTVPIFLSLTAGRSTSVSRRAAWQAVAVSFFVIAVFAFFGQQILEYLGISLPALQCAGGLLLLLVALELLTGNEQEPTAAVGTNVALVPLGTPLLAGPGAIVATMVFSREVHSFPDFAAVALGVVLVHVCLWAAMRYSLPILRLIRESGVLLVTRIAGLLLSAIAVQLVADAVRAFIAGQG; translated from the coding sequence GTGAACGGCATCGTCGACGGCGTCCTGCTCACCGAGGTCTTCGTGACGCTGTTCGTCATCATGGACCCGGTCGGCACCGTGCCGATCTTCCTGTCGCTGACCGCCGGGCGCTCGACGTCGGTCTCGCGCCGCGCGGCCTGGCAGGCCGTGGCCGTGTCCTTCTTCGTGATCGCGGTCTTCGCGTTCTTCGGCCAGCAGATCCTGGAGTACCTCGGCATCTCGCTGCCCGCGCTGCAGTGCGCCGGCGGCCTGCTGCTGCTCCTGGTCGCGCTCGAGCTGCTGACCGGCAACGAGCAGGAGCCCACGGCCGCGGTCGGCACCAACGTCGCCCTCGTCCCGCTCGGCACGCCGCTGCTGGCCGGACCCGGCGCGATCGTGGCCACGATGGTCTTCTCCCGCGAGGTCCACTCGTTCCCCGACTTCGCCGCCGTCGCCCTCGGTGTCGTGCTCGTGCACGTCTGCCTGTGGGCGGCGATGCGCTACTCGCTGCCGATCCTGCGGCTGATCCGGGAGAGCGGCGTCCTGCTGGTGACCCGGATCGCGGGTCTGCTGCTGTCCGCGATCGCGGTCCAGCTCGTGGCCGACGCGGTCCGCGCGTTCATCGCCGGCCAGGGTTGA
- the sigH gene encoding RNA polymerase sporulation sigma factor SigH, translated as MPRPETDEELVHRAQAGDEPALDALLRRHETLARRRARAYFLIGADHDDLVQEAMIGLFQAVRDFDPEAGASFRSFAEVCVARQVVSAVRAATRHKHAALNAYVPLHAPTGDDDRTIGETLPAPALADPAEHVVATEGLHDLRRQVRGLLSDLEVEVLRLQLDGVGYRDIAGRLDRGAKTVDNALQRIRRKVSGHLQALSVA; from the coding sequence GTGCCGCGCCCCGAGACCGACGAGGAGCTCGTCCACCGCGCCCAGGCCGGTGACGAGCCGGCGCTCGACGCCCTGCTGCGGCGCCACGAGACGCTGGCCCGGCGCCGGGCCCGCGCCTACTTCCTCATCGGGGCCGACCACGACGACCTCGTGCAGGAGGCGATGATCGGGCTCTTCCAGGCCGTCCGCGACTTCGACCCGGAGGCGGGTGCGTCCTTCCGGTCCTTCGCGGAGGTCTGCGTGGCGCGCCAGGTCGTCAGCGCCGTCCGCGCCGCGACCCGGCACAAGCACGCGGCACTCAACGCCTACGTCCCCCTGCACGCCCCCACGGGCGACGACGACCGCACGATCGGGGAGACGCTGCCGGCCCCGGCGCTGGCCGACCCGGCCGAGCACGTCGTCGCGACCGAGGGCCTGCACGACCTGCGCCGGCAGGTGCGCGGCCTGCTCTCCGACCTCGAGGTCGAGGTGCTGCGCCTCCAGCTCGACGGCGTCGGCTACCGCGACATCGCGGGCCGGCTCGACCGCGGCGCCAAGACCGTCGACAACGCGCTCCAGCGGATCCGTCGCAAGGTGAGTGGGCACTTGCAGGCACTCTCGGTCGCGTGA
- a CDS encoding penicillin acylase family protein: MRRSLVVLSSLLSAATAACLIGAPTSASTVGEPASRRAPAPDYGTVLNILPPGADGNVDAQTLASLGPGQAGGDPTSLLSGLANPQAFFTTATPTNPPHFADQLEQYDALNATDPASLTDAKLPLYFKDARLGVDPDDVVRTETPRPGVTIRWDKDGVPHITGKTDADLAYGAGVANIETRMFLTDVLRHTGAATMAQFVGPTDADIAQDAAQLAVAPYRPAQLERQISNLVKRSPEAARLVHALDAYIEGMNAEQDTLCPASTASVPLPGALGMGYGEHCPVEYAALQRPPAPYTRADIVSIASLVGGIFGTGGGGQYTNAIWLQQLQEKYGDAAGRRMYDDFREKNDPEAPVTSPVRAPYGGSGGVKPGLPGVALPDLHPKAQQLGTGAIVNPDGSLSEPPPGAAGNQGNASTTDPKPTPAHQQMMETYGVDPAAEAHQIHGSLERAMEGELVGMSNALIVDAAHSAGHHPTAVFGPQTGYYAPQLLMEEELHGPHTRARGVAFAGTNFVVEIGRGVDYAWSATSPYTDITDTVVQRLCNVDGSRPTVDSTGYVARGKCRPMVNYEHTETGLPSLAAQGSPQQISFLVLRTDHGIVRLRTTLDGKPVAIVRQRSTYMHEADSVLGFIHLDDPSRVRDAQSFMKAASGIQYTFNWFYVDDRDIAYYSSARLPKRAPGTDLDLPRWGSPRYDWQGYEPFAAHPHVVNPAQGYLANWNNKLAPGFSSSSQIWGDGPVYRALTLIDRVKALLKAGKPVRRSDLVGVMIDSATVDLRGAYVLPYALRVLGTPDDPQDAAAVRAMRAWVAGGAHRVDRDRAGGYDHQAAIDVFDTWWDPDDIGASCSPDCDFALPKDALRHGLGAYVDALPEPLDDHPREHIGSAFNGISWYGYLNKDLRATLGLPVRGDYSRSYCGTLAQCRTALRASLHRAVQAALETQGVSSVADLTYDKSLDDIVSVSGGVVGVRRIDWQNRPTFQQVVQFTGHR, translated from the coding sequence ATGCGCCGGTCCCTCGTCGTCCTCAGCTCCCTGCTCAGCGCGGCCACGGCCGCCTGCCTGATCGGCGCGCCCACCTCGGCGTCCACCGTCGGCGAGCCCGCCTCCCGACGTGCCCCGGCGCCCGACTACGGCACCGTCCTCAACATCCTGCCGCCCGGCGCCGACGGCAACGTGGACGCCCAGACCCTGGCCTCGCTCGGCCCGGGGCAGGCCGGCGGCGACCCGACCTCGCTGCTGTCCGGGCTGGCCAACCCGCAGGCGTTCTTCACGACCGCGACGCCGACCAACCCGCCACACTTCGCCGACCAGCTCGAGCAGTACGACGCCCTCAACGCCACCGACCCGGCGAGCCTGACCGACGCGAAGCTGCCGCTCTACTTCAAGGACGCCCGGCTCGGGGTCGACCCCGACGACGTGGTCCGCACCGAGACCCCGCGGCCCGGCGTCACCATCCGCTGGGACAAGGACGGCGTCCCGCACATCACCGGGAAGACCGACGCCGACCTCGCCTACGGCGCGGGCGTGGCCAACATCGAGACCCGGATGTTCCTCACCGACGTGCTGCGCCACACCGGCGCGGCCACCATGGCGCAGTTCGTCGGCCCCACCGACGCCGACATCGCCCAGGACGCGGCCCAGCTCGCGGTGGCGCCGTACCGGCCCGCGCAGCTGGAGCGCCAGATCTCCAACCTCGTCAAGCGCTCGCCCGAGGCTGCCCGGCTGGTGCACGCCCTCGACGCCTACATCGAGGGCATGAACGCCGAGCAGGACACGCTCTGCCCCGCCAGCACCGCCAGCGTGCCGCTGCCGGGCGCCCTCGGCATGGGCTACGGCGAGCACTGCCCGGTGGAGTACGCCGCGCTGCAGCGCCCGCCGGCGCCGTACACGCGCGCCGACATCGTCTCGATCGCCTCCCTCGTCGGCGGCATCTTCGGCACCGGTGGCGGCGGGCAGTACACCAACGCGATCTGGCTCCAGCAGCTCCAGGAGAAGTACGGCGACGCCGCCGGCCGCCGGATGTACGACGACTTCCGCGAGAAGAACGACCCGGAGGCGCCGGTGACCTCGCCGGTGCGGGCGCCGTACGGCGGGAGCGGCGGCGTGAAGCCCGGGCTGCCCGGCGTGGCGCTTCCCGACCTGCACCCGAAGGCCCAGCAGCTCGGCACCGGCGCGATCGTCAACCCCGACGGGTCGCTGTCCGAGCCGCCGCCCGGCGCGGCCGGCAACCAGGGCAACGCCAGCACCACCGACCCGAAGCCGACCCCGGCCCACCAGCAGATGATGGAGACCTACGGCGTCGACCCGGCCGCCGAGGCCCACCAGATCCACGGCAGCCTCGAGCGGGCGATGGAGGGCGAGCTGGTCGGGATGAGCAACGCGCTCATCGTCGACGCGGCGCACTCGGCCGGCCACCACCCGACGGCGGTCTTCGGCCCGCAGACCGGCTACTACGCCCCGCAGCTGCTGATGGAGGAGGAGCTGCACGGCCCGCACACCCGGGCGCGCGGGGTCGCCTTCGCGGGCACCAACTTCGTGGTCGAGATCGGCCGCGGCGTCGACTACGCCTGGTCGGCCACCTCGCCCTACACCGACATCACCGACACCGTGGTCCAGCGGCTGTGCAACGTCGACGGCAGCCGGCCGACCGTCGACTCGACGGGCTACGTCGCGCGCGGGAAGTGCCGCCCGATGGTCAACTACGAGCACACCGAGACCGGGCTGCCCTCGCTGGCCGCGCAGGGCTCGCCGCAGCAGATCTCTTTCTTGGTGCTGCGCACCGACCACGGCATCGTCCGGCTCCGCACGACCCTGGACGGCAAGCCGGTGGCGATCGTGCGACAGCGGTCGACGTACATGCACGAGGCCGACTCCGTGCTCGGGTTCATCCACCTCGACGACCCCTCGCGGGTGCGCGATGCGCAGAGCTTCATGAAGGCCGCCTCGGGGATCCAGTACACCTTCAACTGGTTCTACGTCGACGACCGCGACATCGCCTACTACTCCTCGGCACGGCTCCCGAAGCGGGCGCCGGGCACCGACCTCGACCTGCCGCGCTGGGGCTCGCCGCGCTACGACTGGCAGGGCTACGAGCCGTTCGCTGCCCACCCGCACGTGGTCAACCCGGCGCAGGGCTACCTCGCCAACTGGAACAACAAGCTGGCGCCCGGCTTCTCCTCGTCCTCCCAGATCTGGGGCGACGGTCCGGTCTACCGCGCCCTGACGCTCATCGACCGGGTCAAGGCGCTGCTCAAGGCCGGCAAGCCCGTACGCCGCAGCGACCTGGTCGGCGTGATGATCGACTCCGCGACCGTGGACCTGCGTGGCGCCTACGTGCTGCCCTACGCGCTCAGGGTGCTCGGCACCCCCGACGACCCGCAGGACGCCGCGGCCGTGCGGGCGATGCGGGCCTGGGTCGCCGGGGGAGCGCACCGGGTCGACCGCGACCGGGCCGGCGGCTACGACCACCAGGCCGCGATCGACGTCTTCGACACCTGGTGGGACCCCGACGACATCGGGGCCTCCTGCTCGCCCGACTGCGACTTCGCGCTGCCGAAGGACGCGCTGCGCCACGGTCTCGGTGCCTACGTCGACGCCCTCCCCGAGCCGCTCGACGACCACCCGCGCGAGCACATCGGGTCGGCCTTCAACGGGATCAGCTGGTACGGCTACCTCAACAAGGACCTGCGCGCCACGCTCGGCCTGCCCGTCCGGGGCGACTACTCACGCAGCTACTGCGGCACCCTCGCGCAGTGCCGGACGGCCCTGCGCGCCTCCCTGCACCGGGCCGTGCAGGCCGCGCTGGAGACCCAAGGCGTCTCGTCCGTCGCCGACCTGACCTACGACAAGTCGCTCGACGACATCGTGTCGGTGTCCGGTGGCGTCGTCGGCGTACGCCGGATCGACTGGCAGAACCGCCCGACGTTCCAGCAGGTGGTGCAGTTCACGGGTCATCGGTGA
- a CDS encoding SDR family NAD(P)-dependent oxidoreductase translates to MSSNASSPGTALITGATAGIGHSFAVQLARRGHDLVLVARDKARLEAVAGELRSTYGVAVEVLPADLVDRAELATVEARLADRDRPVDVLVNNAGFGLKKRFRDNTVEEENAMLDVLVTAVLRLSHAALGAMSERRRGGIINVSSVAAFLPRGSYSAAKAWVNSFSEWAHNEYRDEGITVTALCPGFTKTEFHQRMDVSRGSAPDFMWLDADELVEAALDDHAKGRAYSIPSAQYKVIATAARLVPNRLLQRFQTLGRK, encoded by the coding sequence ATGTCTTCGAACGCCTCCTCCCCCGGGACCGCCCTGATCACCGGCGCGACGGCCGGGATCGGCCACTCCTTCGCCGTCCAGCTGGCCCGCCGCGGCCACGACCTGGTCCTGGTCGCCCGCGACAAGGCCCGCCTGGAGGCCGTGGCCGGCGAGCTGCGGTCGACGTACGGCGTCGCGGTGGAGGTGCTGCCCGCCGACCTGGTCGACCGGGCCGAGCTCGCCACGGTCGAGGCCAGGCTCGCCGACCGGGACCGACCGGTGGACGTGCTCGTCAACAACGCCGGCTTCGGCCTGAAGAAGCGCTTCCGCGACAACACCGTCGAGGAGGAGAACGCGATGCTCGACGTGCTGGTCACGGCCGTGCTGCGGCTGAGCCACGCGGCCCTCGGCGCGATGTCCGAGCGCCGGCGCGGCGGCATCATCAACGTCTCGAGCGTGGCGGCCTTCCTGCCGCGCGGCAGCTACAGCGCGGCCAAGGCGTGGGTGAACTCCTTCAGCGAGTGGGCCCACAACGAGTACCGCGACGAGGGCATCACAGTCACCGCGCTCTGCCCGGGCTTCACCAAGACGGAGTTCCACCAGCGGATGGACGTCTCGCGCGGCTCGGCCCCCGACTTCATGTGGCTCGACGCCGACGAGCTGGTCGAGGCGGCGCTCGACGACCACGCCAAGGGACGCGCCTACTCGATCCCCAGCGCGCAGTACAAGGTCATCGCGACCGCCGCCCGGCTGGTGCCCAACCGGCTGCTGCAGCGGTTCCAGACGCTCGGCCGCAAGTAG
- a CDS encoding ParA family protein — protein MTTTLAIANQKGGVAKTTTVASLGAALAEMGHKVLLVDLDPQACLTFSLGIDPEDLELSVHHVLTKGMDPLEVIIETDDGVDLLPATIELARAEADLLTRTGREHVIKSALESLEEELAEDGNAYDWVLLDCPPSLGVLTVAALTAAQGVLVPLQCETLSHRGVGQLLDTVHDVRRFTNRKLEVWGVLPTLYDGRTNHARTVLETISDTYDLEVIEPPIPKTIKFAEAPAAGRSILATSRSNKGAVAYREVAANLVTRSQRPRKKAAPKKKAKA, from the coding sequence ATGACCACGACACTCGCGATCGCCAACCAGAAGGGCGGCGTCGCCAAGACCACCACGGTTGCCTCCCTGGGGGCTGCCCTGGCCGAGATGGGCCACAAGGTCCTCCTGGTCGACCTCGACCCCCAGGCCTGCCTGACCTTCAGCCTCGGCATCGACCCCGAGGACCTCGAGCTGTCGGTGCACCACGTGCTGACCAAGGGCATGGACCCGCTCGAGGTGATCATCGAGACCGACGACGGCGTCGACCTCCTGCCGGCGACGATCGAGCTCGCCCGCGCGGAGGCCGACCTGCTCACCCGCACCGGGCGCGAGCACGTCATCAAGTCGGCCCTCGAGTCCCTCGAGGAGGAGCTGGCCGAGGACGGCAACGCCTACGACTGGGTGCTGCTGGACTGCCCGCCCTCGCTCGGCGTGCTGACGGTCGCAGCGCTCACCGCCGCCCAGGGCGTGCTGGTGCCGCTGCAGTGCGAGACGCTCTCGCACCGCGGCGTCGGCCAGCTGCTCGACACCGTCCACGACGTACGCCGGTTCACCAACCGCAAGCTCGAGGTCTGGGGCGTGCTGCCGACGCTCTACGACGGCCGCACCAACCACGCTCGCACCGTCCTGGAGACGATCAGCGACACCTACGACCTCGAGGTCATCGAGCCGCCGATCCCCAAGACGATCAAGTTCGCCGAGGCACCTGCGGCCGGCCGCTCGATCCTCGCGACCAGCCGCAGCAACAAGGGTGCCGTCGCCTACCGGGAGGTGGCCGCCAACCTCGTGACCCGCTCCCAGCGGCCGCGCAAGAAGGCCGCGCCGAAGAAGAAGGCCAAGGCCTGA
- a CDS encoding L,D-transpeptidase: protein MSRHQHQVRPRYGRIAVLCSSVSVTFVAALGGVGVLPSAAGAPQASGAILEVAHQAARAAQVTQPDPGVTSTGKPAPDETARHARQLRDTALPQGSGAGKRVVFSESRQRVWLVDGGDDVVRTYLVSGSLTDNLDPGTYEVFSRSEQAWGIDDSGTMKYFVRFAHGDNASIGFHDIPIDDGKLVQTPAQLGTPQSHGCVRQLRSDAIALWKFAPLGTTVVVTP from the coding sequence ATGAGCCGACACCAGCACCAGGTCCGGCCGCGCTACGGGCGGATCGCGGTGCTGTGCTCGTCGGTCTCGGTCACCTTCGTGGCGGCCCTCGGCGGGGTCGGCGTGCTGCCGTCCGCCGCCGGGGCCCCGCAGGCCTCCGGCGCGATCCTCGAGGTCGCCCACCAGGCCGCTCGGGCCGCGCAGGTCACCCAGCCGGACCCCGGCGTGACCTCGACCGGCAAGCCGGCGCCCGACGAGACCGCACGGCACGCGCGGCAGCTGCGCGACACCGCGCTGCCGCAGGGCTCGGGGGCCGGCAAGCGCGTGGTCTTCAGCGAGAGCCGCCAGCGGGTGTGGCTGGTCGACGGCGGCGACGACGTCGTCCGCACCTACCTCGTCTCCGGCAGCCTCACCGACAACCTCGACCCGGGCACCTACGAGGTCTTCTCGCGCTCGGAGCAGGCGTGGGGCATCGACGACTCCGGGACGATGAAGTACTTCGTCCGGTTCGCCCACGGCGACAACGCGTCGATCGGCTTCCACGACATCCCGATCGACGACGGCAAGCTCGTGCAGACGCCCGCCCAGCTCGGCACCCCCCAGTCGCACGGCTGCGTGCGCCAGCTCCGGTCCGACGCGATCGCGCTGTGGAAGTTCGCGCCTCTCGGCACCACCGTCGTCGTCACCCCCTGA